A stretch of the Thermodesulfobacteriota bacterium genome encodes the following:
- a CDS encoding phosphatidylglycerophosphatase A, translating into MTWLIMAIATGGYAGYLPGMPGTWGSLVGLGLFILAASLLPAGVLPWLLAGVIAVAVAAAGSAEKILDRRDPSVVVIDEIAGMLVTLAGQPNEPLFWLAGFVLFRLFDITKPFPIRWVDRVVQGGLGIVGDDLVAGLFANLSLGLLALVVGHLFG; encoded by the coding sequence ATGACCTGGCTCATCATGGCCATCGCCACCGGCGGCTATGCCGGCTACCTGCCCGGGATGCCGGGCACCTGGGGCTCCCTGGTCGGACTGGGCCTGTTTATTCTGGCGGCAAGCCTTCTGCCCGCCGGCGTCCTTCCCTGGCTCCTGGCCGGGGTGATCGCTGTGGCGGTGGCTGCGGCGGGCTCGGCGGAAAAGATCCTGGACCGCCGGGATCCTTCTGTGGTGGTGATCGACGAGATCGCCGGCATGCTGGTGACCCTGGCCGGCCAGCCCAACGAGCCGTTGTTCTGGCTGGCCGGCTTTGTCCTGTTTCGCCTGTTCGACATCACCAAGCCCTTCCCGATCCGCTGGGTGGACCGGGTGGTGCAAGGCGGCCTCGGCATCGTGGGGGACGATCTGGTGGCCGGTCTTTTTGCCAACCTGAGCCTGGGGCTCCTGGCGCTGGTGGTGGGACACCTCTTCGGGTGA